One genomic window of Elaeis guineensis isolate ETL-2024a chromosome 2, EG11, whole genome shotgun sequence includes the following:
- the LOC140855832 gene encoding uncharacterized protein isoform X1 → MEEKMGMASLSAMVLGFFEEGERKEGKEWGGDPLDSNGGYSDEEDGSDGSESGALESKAFWETQHQLLQLYNGLCQEALSKNSSVEAKIRMATEDAVKKMHSTGFVCICPNRMPQKCRTCARRNIAERLREAGYNSALCKSKWRRSPNIPSGEHSYVDIVMEAKNGKRSPIRVVIELNFRTEFEMARASREYTNLVNCLPEVFVGKSEKLKNVIKIMCSAAKKCMKDNKMHMGPWRKHKYMQSKWLGTPERIAPWPFHPTPVSDRQPKLRASMLTFDLHCTAVEVV, encoded by the exons ATGGAGGAGAAGATGGGTATGGCGAGCCTTTCTGCCATGGTGTTGGGTTTCTTTGAAGAaggggaaagaaaggaaggaaaggaaTGGGGCGGTGACCCCTTGGACTCTAATGGTGGATACAGCGACGAAGAGGATGGCAGTGACGGCTCCGAGAGCGGTGCTTTAGAAAGCAAGGCTTTCTGGGAGACGCAACACCAGCTCCTCCAA TTGTACAATGGATTGTGCCAGGAGGCCCTGTCTAAGAATAGCTCGGTGGAAGCAAAGATACGGATGGCGACGGAGGATGCTGTGAAGAAGATGCACTCCACGGGATTTGTTTGCATCTGCCCGAATCGAATGCCCCAGAAATGCCGGACTTGTGCACGTAGAAACATCGCCGAAAGGCTCCGGGAAGCAGGATATAACAGCGCCCTTTGTAAGTCCAAGTGGAGGCGGTCCCCAAATATTCCTTCAG GAGAACACAGTTATGTAGACATAGTAATGGAGGCAAAGAATGGCAAAAGAAGCCCAATTAGAGTAGTCATAGAGCTAAACTTCCGCACAGAGTTTGAGATGGCCAGAGCCAGCCGGGAATACACCAACCTTGTAAACTGCCTTCCAGAGGTCTTTGTTGGCAAGTCAGAGAAGCTAAAGAATGTGATCAAGATCATGTGTTCCGCAGCAAAGAAGTGCATGAAAGATAACAAGATGCACATGGGCCCATGGAGGAAGCACAAGTACATGCAGTCTAAATGGCTTGGGACACCAGAGAGGATTGCTCCTTGGCCGTTCCACCCAACCCCGGTGTCCGACCGGCAACCAAAGCTTAGAGCTTCGATGCTGACCTTCGACTTGCACTGCACTGCTGTGGAAGTTGTTTGA
- the LOC140855832 gene encoding uncharacterized protein isoform X2: MEEKMGMASLSAMVLGFFEEGERKEGKEWGGDPLDSNGGYSDEEDGSDGSESGALESKAFWETQHQLLQEALSKNSSVEAKIRMATEDAVKKMHSTGFVCICPNRMPQKCRTCARRNIAERLREAGYNSALCKSKWRRSPNIPSGEHSYVDIVMEAKNGKRSPIRVVIELNFRTEFEMARASREYTNLVNCLPEVFVGKSEKLKNVIKIMCSAAKKCMKDNKMHMGPWRKHKYMQSKWLGTPERIAPWPFHPTPVSDRQPKLRASMLTFDLHCTAVEVV; encoded by the exons ATGGAGGAGAAGATGGGTATGGCGAGCCTTTCTGCCATGGTGTTGGGTTTCTTTGAAGAaggggaaagaaaggaaggaaaggaaTGGGGCGGTGACCCCTTGGACTCTAATGGTGGATACAGCGACGAAGAGGATGGCAGTGACGGCTCCGAGAGCGGTGCTTTAGAAAGCAAGGCTTTCTGGGAGACGCAACACCAGCTCCTCCAA GAGGCCCTGTCTAAGAATAGCTCGGTGGAAGCAAAGATACGGATGGCGACGGAGGATGCTGTGAAGAAGATGCACTCCACGGGATTTGTTTGCATCTGCCCGAATCGAATGCCCCAGAAATGCCGGACTTGTGCACGTAGAAACATCGCCGAAAGGCTCCGGGAAGCAGGATATAACAGCGCCCTTTGTAAGTCCAAGTGGAGGCGGTCCCCAAATATTCCTTCAG GAGAACACAGTTATGTAGACATAGTAATGGAGGCAAAGAATGGCAAAAGAAGCCCAATTAGAGTAGTCATAGAGCTAAACTTCCGCACAGAGTTTGAGATGGCCAGAGCCAGCCGGGAATACACCAACCTTGTAAACTGCCTTCCAGAGGTCTTTGTTGGCAAGTCAGAGAAGCTAAAGAATGTGATCAAGATCATGTGTTCCGCAGCAAAGAAGTGCATGAAAGATAACAAGATGCACATGGGCCCATGGAGGAAGCACAAGTACATGCAGTCTAAATGGCTTGGGACACCAGAGAGGATTGCTCCTTGGCCGTTCCACCCAACCCCGGTGTCCGACCGGCAACCAAAGCTTAGAGCTTCGATGCTGACCTTCGACTTGCACTGCACTGCTGTGGAAGTTGTTTGA